The genome window CCATCTACTGCATCGGCTCCGTCGTCGGCCCGCACCCATTCCCGATGATGGTGCGCGACTTCCAGAAGATTGTCGGCATCGAGGCCCGCGAACAGTTCCAGGAAATGACCGGCAACCTGCCGGATCTCGTCACCGCCTGCGTCGGCGGAGGATCCAACGCCATGGGAATCTTCTCCGCGTTCCTGAACGATCCGTGCGAAATCTGGGGCGTTGAACCGCTGGGGCGCGGCCCGGGGACCGGCGAGCACGCAGCCACAATGACCTACGGTATGCCCGGCATCATCCACGGTTTCAAATGCTACATGCTGCAAGACGAACAGGGCGAACCCGCCCCCGTCTACTCCATCGCCTCCGGCCTCGACTACCCCGGCACCGGTCCGGAGCACTGCCACCTCAAAGACGAAGGCCGCGTGCAGTACACCACCGCCGACGACAAGGAATGCCTCGATGCCTTCTACAAACTCTGCCGCTACGAAGGTATTATTCCGGCACTCGAAAGCTCACACGCCGTGGCCTTCGCTATGAAGAAAGCCAAAGAGATGGGCTCCGGATCCATCCTCGTCAACCTCTCCGGCCGCGGGGATAAAGACATCGACTTCATCGCCGACAATTACGGATTCGGCGAGGAAGGCTGAGCCTTCACCCACCCTTTCCAAACATTGGAAACTCAATTGGTCGCCGGAACTTCCGGCGGCCAAAAGCTGGGAAAAAGGTCCTGAATTTCCAAAGGTTGGAAAAGAAAGCCGGATGGAGGCTCAGCCTCCTTCCAAACCCTGAAAAATCTGACCGCCGCATCAGCGGCGCTTGCGGGGGCCGCCCTGCCCGCGGCCGCCTTTGCGGGGTTTATCCTTAAACTTATCGAAGGGTTTTCCATCTGATGGAGAACCTTTTCGTTTCGGCTTATTGGGACGGGACTTTGTGTTGCCTGCCATCGCGACACTGACCTGACGGCCCTCACAGTCGACATAACTTTTGGTAAAACTGTCGATCACATCCATGGCATCGCCGCGCGGCACCTCAAAATAGGACTGCATTTTTACAATATTGATCCGACCGATCTCGATGCTTTTGTCGCGATCGGCCACATTGACCATCGCCATCAGTTTTTTCGGCGTAACCCCGTTGACTTTCCCGACGTTCATGACGAGCTCAACCATGCCGGCAGTCATCTGCCGCGGCTCGTGGTTTTCACGCTTCTCACGACCCGACTCGCGCGGTCCGTCTTTTCTGCGGGGTTCGCTC of Tichowtungia aerotolerans contains these proteins:
- the trpB gene encoding tryptophan synthase subunit beta — its product is MKQDYSNYFENTPDANGNFGEYGGAFLPPQLEGPMKEIHDAYLKISRSADFINELRSIRKHYQGRPTPTYHAKRLSELAGGAEIYLKREDLNHTGAHKLNHCMGEALLAKYMGKKKLIAETGAGQHGVALATAAAYFGLECEIHMGEVDIAKEHPNVVRMKLLGCTVVPVTHGLKTLKEAVDSAFDAYLADPENSIYCIGSVVGPHPFPMMVRDFQKIVGIEAREQFQEMTGNLPDLVTACVGGGSNAMGIFSAFLNDPCEIWGVEPLGRGPGTGEHAATMTYGMPGIIHGFKCYMLQDEQGEPAPVYSIASGLDYPGTGPEHCHLKDEGRVQYTTADDKECLDAFYKLCRYEGIIPALESSHAVAFAMKKAKEMGSGSILVNLSGRGDKDIDFIADNYGFGEEG